From the genome of Pelobacter propionicus DSM 2379, one region includes:
- a CDS encoding aldehyde ferredoxin oxidoreductase family protein: MDKIVRVNMTDLTMKTEAVPEAWAAYGGRALTSTIVAAEVPPTCHPLGPNNKLVFAPGLLSGTPAANSGRLSAGAKSPLTYTIKESNAGGTAAQLLSRLGIKAMIIEGIPTKENTWYSLHIDKEGVTINEETELIGKNNFAVIEALEARLGKKTGILTIGTAGEFRMASANISVKDPDSKIRSHGRGGLGAVMGSKKIKFISINGDGASPVKIAEPDKFKTAARVFAKALLDHPVSGQALPTYGTNVLVNILNEAGGLPTRNFRYGQFEDHDMISGETMHDTIVARGGRPKHGCHAGCIIQCSQVYNDKEGNYLTSGFEYETVWGMGANCCTNNLDDIAKADSLMDDIGIDSIEGVVILSVAMEAGIIPFGDSKGCLRLLEDEIGKGTPLGRILGGGAGSVGNAYGLTRVPVVKNQGIPAYDPRTVKGIGITYATTTMGADHTSGYTIATNILNVGGYVDPLKKDGQVELSRNLQIATAAVDSTGMCIFIAFPALDTPECLPALIDMINARFGLSLSGDDVVELGKYVLKTEHEFNIKAGFNNAHDRLPEFFSLDPVPPHNLVWDFSDEEIDEFWNF; the protein is encoded by the coding sequence ATGGACAAGATTGTACGCGTAAACATGACCGACCTGACCATGAAGACCGAGGCGGTGCCGGAAGCCTGGGCAGCCTATGGCGGGCGCGCCCTGACCTCCACCATCGTGGCAGCCGAAGTCCCCCCCACCTGCCACCCCCTGGGCCCGAACAACAAACTGGTATTCGCTCCCGGCCTGCTATCCGGAACTCCGGCCGCCAACTCCGGTCGCCTCTCCGCCGGCGCCAAGAGCCCCCTCACCTACACCATCAAGGAGAGTAACGCCGGTGGGACAGCCGCCCAACTGCTCTCCAGGCTGGGCATCAAGGCAATGATCATCGAAGGGATCCCCACCAAAGAGAACACCTGGTACAGCCTGCACATCGACAAGGAAGGCGTGACCATCAATGAAGAGACCGAACTGATCGGCAAGAACAACTTCGCCGTCATCGAAGCCCTGGAGGCGCGCCTTGGCAAGAAGACCGGCATCCTGACCATCGGCACCGCCGGTGAGTTCCGCATGGCCTCGGCCAACATCTCGGTCAAGGACCCGGACAGCAAGATCCGCAGCCACGGACGCGGCGGCCTGGGCGCGGTCATGGGCTCCAAGAAGATCAAATTCATCTCCATCAACGGCGACGGCGCCTCGCCCGTGAAGATCGCCGAACCGGACAAGTTCAAGACAGCCGCCCGCGTCTTCGCCAAGGCCCTGCTGGACCACCCGGTCAGCGGCCAGGCCCTGCCCACCTACGGCACCAACGTGCTGGTGAACATCCTCAACGAGGCGGGTGGCCTGCCCACCAGGAACTTCCGCTACGGCCAGTTCGAGGATCACGACATGATCTCCGGCGAGACCATGCACGACACCATCGTCGCCCGCGGTGGCCGGCCCAAGCACGGCTGCCATGCCGGCTGCATCATCCAGTGCTCCCAGGTGTATAACGACAAGGAGGGCAACTACCTCACCTCCGGCTTCGAGTACGAAACCGTCTGGGGCATGGGTGCCAACTGCTGCACCAACAACCTGGACGACATCGCCAAGGCCGACAGCCTGATGGACGACATCGGCATCGACTCCATCGAAGGGGTGGTGATCCTCTCCGTGGCCATGGAGGCGGGCATCATCCCCTTCGGCGACAGCAAAGGCTGCCTGCGCCTGCTGGAGGATGAGATCGGCAAAGGAACCCCCCTGGGCCGCATCCTGGGTGGCGGCGCCGGCTCCGTGGGCAATGCCTACGGCCTGACGCGCGTACCGGTGGTCAAGAACCAGGGCATTCCCGCCTACGACCCGCGCACGGTCAAGGGGATCGGCATCACCTACGCCACCACCACCATGGGAGCGGACCACACCTCGGGCTACACCATCGCCACCAACATCCTCAACGTGGGCGGCTACGTGGACCCGCTGAAGAAGGATGGCCAGGTGGAACTGTCCCGCAACCTGCAGATAGCCACCGCCGCGGTGGACTCCACCGGCATGTGCATCTTCATCGCCTTCCCGGCCCTGGACACCCCCGAGTGCCTGCCGGCCCTGATTGACATGATCAACGCCCGCTTCGGCCTCTCCCTGAGCGGCGACGACGTGGTTGAGCTGGGCAAGTACGTTCTCAAGACCGAACACGAGTTCAACATCAAGGCCGGTTTCAACAATGCCCACGACCGTCTTCCCGAGTTCTTCAGCCTCGATCCGGTCCCGCCCCACAACCTGGTGTGGGACTTCAGCGACGAGGAGATCGACGAATTCTGGAACTTCTGA
- the trpS gene encoding tryptophan--tRNA ligase: protein MHEGSFEATLKRSKQLAAELEQTPKKFRVLTGDRPTGRLHVGHLFGSLQNRIRLQSLGVPTFIVIADYQVLTDRDHFDSIAENTLQLAIDYLSVGIDPIGEDTDIFPHSHVPELNQLLLPFLTLVTLSELDRNPTVKEEIQSAGLKRINAGMYTYPIHQAADILFCKGNVVPVGKDQLPHLEITRTIARRFNEKFGQGKQVFPEPQPLLSQAPLILGLDGSQKMSKSRNNAIMLSATAEETAALIKKAKTDSERRISYDPVNRPEVSNLILLASLSTDRDPESIAEGIGDGGSGKLKLFVTEALNDYLRPIREKRRELETDLGFVRGVLRKGIEGARAVAIETLDEVRSVMNMNI from the coding sequence ATGCATGAAGGATCATTCGAGGCCACACTGAAACGAAGCAAACAACTGGCGGCGGAGCTTGAGCAGACCCCCAAGAAATTCCGTGTCCTGACCGGCGACCGGCCGACCGGGCGGCTGCATGTCGGCCACCTGTTCGGTTCGCTCCAGAACCGGATCAGACTCCAGTCCCTGGGCGTGCCGACCTTCATCGTGATAGCGGACTACCAGGTCCTGACGGATCGGGACCACTTCGACTCCATCGCGGAGAACACGCTGCAACTGGCGATCGACTACCTTTCCGTGGGTATCGACCCTATCGGGGAAGACACCGACATCTTTCCCCACAGTCACGTGCCGGAACTCAACCAACTCCTGCTCCCCTTTCTGACCCTGGTTACCCTGTCGGAACTGGACCGCAATCCGACGGTCAAGGAAGAGATCCAGTCTGCCGGACTCAAGCGCATCAACGCGGGTATGTACACCTATCCGATTCACCAGGCCGCGGACATACTGTTTTGCAAGGGAAACGTGGTTCCGGTGGGAAAAGACCAGCTGCCGCACCTGGAAATCACCCGCACCATCGCCCGCCGGTTCAATGAAAAGTTCGGTCAGGGGAAGCAGGTGTTTCCGGAGCCGCAACCGTTGCTCAGCCAGGCGCCCCTGATCCTGGGGCTGGACGGTTCCCAGAAGATGAGCAAAAGCCGCAACAATGCCATCATGCTGAGCGCGACCGCCGAGGAGACCGCCGCGCTGATCAAAAAAGCCAAGACCGACTCGGAGCGGCGCATCAGCTACGATCCTGTGAACCGCCCCGAGGTTTCTAACCTGATTCTCCTGGCCTCCCTCTCCACCGACCGGGATCCGGAGAGCATTGCCGAAGGCATCGGCGATGGCGGGTCGGGCAAACTGAAATTATTCGTGACCGAGGCGCTCAACGACTATCTCCGTCCGATCCGGGAGAAGCGACGGGAGCTGGAAACCGATCTGGGCTTCGTGCGTGGCGTGCTGCGAAAGGGGATAGAGGGAGCCCGGGCAGTGGCCATCGAGACCCTGGACGAAGTGAGAAGCGTGATGAACATGAACATCTAG
- a CDS encoding glycosyltransferase family 2 protein, which translates to MRYIIVSPAYDHDSAWIVALHELRKWLIRSGKEAMILDLAAPCRIENDDIVVYPEAVPGNPLHAKRVVRYLFNTPGKPGSSKEYDRNELLVAYYPGLAPSSNGVTLTIPITDDCFTHKGYERSIDCFWVGNGKNTQHPVTKNCLEITRQWAAQHVELSELLNRTKTFYSYDTETILLHEAACCGCDIRLLIDDKIVDCTLYQQSPDAFKTQLSTFIELTGTPEIDSTGESLKTIDKTESHHLTSLNSPITPKASIIIPLYNQAHLTRMCVEAIKASAPITSYELVLIDNGSHDWTPEYLASLGTSVTVITNRENRGFAVACNQGARAARGDILVFLNNDTVPEQGWLDELVAAIDNGEAEICGARLLYPDGRCQHAGVAFDERGLGYHIFAGFQGDSAPVRERRLMQAVTAACMAMRKGLFHELGGFDEGFRNGFEDIDLCLRAGQRGHRILFVPESVVIHHAEQSSGRKDNELHNLKHFFSRWLNRIRQDDIPLYARFGFESRREPDGSLSIVPAEKPNQDHRC; encoded by the coding sequence ATGAGATATATTATAGTTTCGCCTGCATACGATCACGACTCGGCCTGGATAGTTGCGCTGCACGAACTACGGAAATGGCTTATCAGGTCCGGCAAAGAGGCGATGATTCTCGACCTTGCCGCTCCTTGCAGAATCGAAAATGATGATATCGTCGTTTATCCGGAAGCTGTTCCCGGGAACCCTTTACATGCAAAACGGGTTGTAAGGTATCTATTCAATACTCCCGGCAAGCCTGGCAGCAGCAAGGAATACGACCGCAACGAACTGCTCGTTGCTTATTATCCCGGCCTTGCCCCCTCTTCCAATGGCGTGACTCTGACCATCCCCATTACCGACGATTGCTTTACCCACAAGGGTTATGAACGCAGTATCGACTGTTTTTGGGTTGGCAATGGCAAGAACACACAGCATCCGGTTACAAAAAACTGCCTGGAAATAACGCGTCAATGGGCAGCCCAACATGTAGAATTGTCGGAGCTCCTCAACAGAACAAAAACATTCTATTCATACGATACTGAAACCATACTGTTACATGAGGCAGCGTGCTGCGGATGCGACATAAGGTTACTCATTGACGACAAAATTGTTGATTGCACCTTGTATCAACAGAGTCCGGATGCATTCAAAACGCAGCTGAGCACGTTCATTGAATTGACAGGGACTCCAGAAATAGATTCAACCGGAGAGTCCCTCAAAACCATTGATAAAACAGAATCACATCATCTCACATCACTCAATTCTCCGATCACACCGAAGGCATCCATTATTATTCCTCTTTACAACCAGGCTCATTTAACACGCATGTGCGTGGAAGCGATCAAGGCTTCCGCTCCCATAACCAGCTACGAACTGGTCTTGATCGACAACGGTTCCCATGATTGGACACCGGAGTACCTGGCAAGTCTTGGCACATCGGTCACCGTAATTACCAACCGTGAAAACCGTGGATTTGCCGTGGCGTGCAACCAGGGCGCGCGGGCCGCGCGAGGAGATATCCTGGTGTTTCTCAACAATGACACCGTGCCAGAACAGGGGTGGCTTGACGAATTGGTTGCGGCAATCGACAACGGCGAGGCTGAAATATGCGGTGCGCGGCTCCTCTATCCCGATGGTCGTTGTCAACACGCCGGAGTCGCCTTTGACGAGCGGGGGTTGGGGTATCACATTTTTGCGGGCTTTCAGGGCGACTCAGCTCCGGTACGAGAACGCCGCCTGATGCAGGCGGTAACAGCCGCCTGCATGGCCATGAGAAAAGGCCTGTTCCATGAACTGGGAGGCTTCGACGAGGGGTTTCGCAATGGTTTTGAGGATATAGATCTCTGCCTGCGGGCCGGCCAAAGGGGACATCGCATCCTCTTTGTTCCCGAAAGCGTTGTGATACATCATGCCGAGCAGAGTAGCGGGCGCAAGGACAACGAACTCCACAATCTCAAGCACTTTTTTTCCCGCTGGTTGAACAGGATTCGACAGGACGACATCCCCCTGTACGCCCGTTTTGGTTTTGAAAGCCGCAGAGAGCCGGACGGCAGTTTGAGCATTGTTCCCGCCGAAAAGCCAAATCAAGACCACCGTTGCTGA